The Blastocatellia bacterium genome contains a region encoding:
- a CDS encoding alpha/beta fold hydrolase has product MKSGGAAPNHVGVGFMTFFNRTEGSVSHAWISFPKPNPAAALRLFCFPYAGGGSNVYYRWASRLPDQVELCLVHLPGRERRLQETPFDRLSQLVQALERPLLPYLDRPAAFWGHSMGGLICFELARHLRRAYGLRPAQLFISAAGAPRRLRWPDSVQNQQPLQFLDEVQRLNQMSRLTPDMAALVQLMLPALKADLALCASYCYEPEPPLDCAISAFGGLDDQQVTGEDLDAWREETTGRFALRLFGGDHFFIHSAETEVLKALSEELMRLAQPL; this is encoded by the coding sequence GTGAAGAGCGGCGGCGCAGCGCCCAACCATGTCGGTGTAGGTTTTATGACATTCTTCAATAGGACAGAAGGATCGGTTTCCCACGCCTGGATTAGCTTCCCGAAGCCAAACCCGGCCGCCGCGCTGCGCTTGTTCTGCTTCCCCTACGCGGGCGGAGGAAGTAACGTATATTACAGATGGGCGAGCCGCTTGCCTGATCAGGTCGAACTATGTCTGGTGCATCTGCCCGGGCGGGAGCGCCGCCTCCAGGAGACGCCCTTTGACCGCTTGTCGCAGTTGGTGCAGGCGCTTGAGCGTCCATTGCTCCCTTATTTAGATCGCCCCGCCGCCTTCTGGGGGCACAGCATGGGCGGGTTGATCTGTTTTGAACTTGCCCGACACCTCCGCAGGGCTTATGGCCTGCGACCGGCCCAGTTGTTCATCTCGGCGGCGGGCGCGCCGCGTCGCCTGCGCTGGCCTGACTCGGTACAGAATCAGCAGCCGCTTCAGTTTCTCGACGAGGTGCAACGTCTCAACCAGATGAGCCGGTTGACGCCGGACATGGCGGCGCTCGTGCAATTAATGCTGCCGGCGCTAAAGGCCGACCTGGCGCTGTGTGCGAGCTATTGCTATGAGCCAGAGCCGCCGCTGGATTGTGCGATCAGCGCCTTCGGCGGACTTGACGACCAGCAAGTGACGGGCGAAGACCTGGACGCATGGCGGGAAGAGACGACCGGGCGATTCGCGCTGCGCCTGTTCGGCGGCGACCACTTCTTTATTCACAGCGCCGAAACCGAGGTCTTGAAGGCGCTGTCTGAAGAACTCATGCGGCTGGCACAGCCCCTCTGA
- a CDS encoding condensation domain-containing protein: MKDSSKSKIQPFSVEKQRLFEQLLRDSGIALPPRLPIPNRSAAEPCRLTPAQERLWKAWHADPRRIGQNEVVRLRLSGSLNVTALDEALNSLVRRHELLRTRFVESDGLLVQQAAASVNLEVSLADLSRLPASAQVTNCERLCGEQADMVFALERLPLFSSRLIALSSHEQLLMLTLHQIICDDWSKKILVDELSRSYESITAGVPCSLNELEVGYGDFAMWQRSRFEAGDFDLDLEYWRQQPAGGLPHGRLSARGGREAVSGSVKRHKVNLGEAASRHVRRTGRREGLTPYMILLTGWQVLLSRYSGQEEVAVGTMVANRNRTELRSLVGPLSNLLLIKLDLSGNPSFRVIFRRLKESLIEAFEHQEIPREWVVADPAVDCPLDVTFAMEDAEALTYQAGDLKILEEEPETGACHGHLALVLRETERVIEGRIEYDSGLFDQEEITQMAAGYQKLIEVMLADLDCRIMNMPPLAV; this comes from the coding sequence ATGAAAGACTCTTCTAAAAGCAAGATACAACCGTTCTCGGTTGAAAAACAGCGGCTGTTTGAACAATTGCTCAGGGACAGTGGGATCGCCCTGCCTCCCCGGCTGCCGATTCCGAACCGGAGCGCGGCTGAACCCTGCCGGCTGACGCCGGCGCAGGAGCGCCTCTGGAAAGCCTGGCATGCTGACCCGCGCCGCATCGGCCAGAATGAAGTGGTAAGGCTTCGCCTCTCAGGGTCTCTCAATGTCACGGCCCTGGACGAGGCCCTCAACAGCCTGGTCAGGCGGCATGAACTTCTGCGCACGAGGTTTGTCGAGAGCGACGGCCTTCTAGTTCAGCAGGCCGCGGCGTCTGTGAACCTGGAAGTCAGCCTCGCCGATTTAAGCCGCCTGCCGGCCTCCGCGCAGGTCACTAACTGCGAGCGGCTGTGCGGCGAGCAGGCCGACATGGTCTTTGCCCTTGAGCGACTGCCGCTGTTCAGCAGCCGCCTCATCGCGTTGAGCTCGCATGAGCAATTGTTGATGCTGACCCTGCATCAGATCATCTGCGACGACTGGTCGAAGAAGATCCTGGTGGATGAACTGAGCCGATCATACGAATCGATCACGGCGGGGGTCCCTTGCAGCTTGAACGAACTGGAGGTCGGCTACGGCGATTTTGCGATGTGGCAGAGGAGCCGCTTCGAGGCCGGCGACTTCGATCTGGACCTTGAGTATTGGCGGCAACAACCGGCAGGGGGATTGCCGCACGGGCGCTTGAGCGCGCGCGGCGGTCGAGAGGCGGTGAGCGGGTCAGTAAAGCGGCATAAAGTGAACCTCGGCGAGGCGGCGAGCCGGCATGTTCGACGGACGGGCCGCCGCGAGGGCCTGACTCCCTACATGATCCTCCTCACCGGCTGGCAGGTGCTGCTCAGCCGCTACAGCGGGCAGGAAGAGGTGGCCGTCGGCACGATGGTCGCGAACCGCAACCGCACCGAACTGCGATCCCTGGTCGGGCCGCTCTCCAACCTCCTGCTGATCAAGCTCGACCTGAGCGGCAATCCCAGCTTTCGCGTCATATTTCGCAGGCTGAAGGAGAGCCTGATCGAAGCCTTTGAGCACCAGGAAATCCCCCGCGAATGGGTTGTCGCCGACCCCGCGGTGGATTGCCCCCTCGATGTGACCTTCGCTATGGAAGATGCCGAAGCATTGACGTACCAGGCCGGCGACCTGAAGATCCTCGAAGAAGAGCCGGAGACCGGCGCATGTCATGGCCATCTGGCCCTTGTCCTGAGAGAAACGGAGCGGGTCATCGAAGGCAGGATCGAATACGACAGCGGCTTATTCGACCAAGAGGAGATAACTCAGATGGCCGCCGGCTACCAGAAGCTCATCGAGGTGATGCTTGCAGACCTCGACTGTCGGATTATGAATATGCCGCCACTGGCCGTTTGA